TATGATTATTGACTCTTCAAATTGGTGACTAGCTTCCGAGTTGTCatgtgttgttattttgatcTTGTAGATTGATGTTTACTCATTTAGGATTGTTATGTGGGAATTGCTTACTGGCGATGAACCCTATACATATATGCATTGTGCTTCTATAATTGGTAAGAACCAATGTTTTGGAGGCTTATGTTCTGTTTGTGTATTGTGAATGATCCCTTCCATTTTACATCTGGTAGGTTATTTGTATAGGTTACTGTTAtcaattttttaatatatgCGCTCCAATCTTAGAGAAGCTTTACGTTGTGTGCAGATACAAATTTGATTTAAATTTCATTTCTTGCTTGGAGTTGTCGTCACTATTGTCTACTTCATATTTGTGTGTGTCAAATTATCTTTATGAAGTGTCAAATATGTGGTTCTTACCGGCAATGCTTCAGGATACCCAATAGGAGCTATGATGACACGACAGCAAGGTGAGTTTAGCTATTTACTTATTTTACTCTACGGAACTTAATTATATCGCTGTTTTGTCTTTAGTAGTGTTGAACTGACTTTGGCTTCCTTTACAggtttttcttattttggttgGGGACTATGGTACTCTGATATTGAAGCCCAGCTTTCCTTTTGGTTGGAGAACACATGTTGGACcaatttgatgatgatgattgatgAGTTCTTTTGGACCAATTTGTATGATATAGTTCTTTGTGCAATCTGTATGATATAATTGATGAGTGTTGGTTGTAATACTGCAAACATTATGTTCTCACATACAAGCAAAGAAAGACTTGCTATTTCATGATTTGACCTGCGAGTAGTTCATTAAATCTATGGTCTGAGCAATTAACATTAAATTAAAATCCACAAGAGAATGAGATTGCTGATAGAGTACATTTACTAGAATGACAAAGTAATCTTTGCAATATCAAAATTtggtaagaaaagaaaagaagggcaTACCTTTAGTTTATGAGATATGGTCAGTGGCATGCAATGTGACTTGGCCAAtgacttagttagtgacatatgattaacagttacttggttagtgacatagtCAGTGACATGTAAAGTGACtcggtcagttacttagttagtgacatgtgattaacagtgacttggctattaacttctGACTTGGCTattgacatggtcagtgacatgtgattaacagttacttggttagtgacatagtCAGTGACATGTAAAGTGACtcggtcagttacttagttagtgacatgtgattaacagtgacttggctattaacttctGACTTGGCTattgacatggtcagtgacatgtaaaGTGACtcggtcagttacttagttagtgacatgtgattaacagtgacttagctattaacttgtgacttggctactgacagttacttggttagtgacatagtcagttacttggttagtgacatgtgattaacagtgacttggctactgacagttacttggttagtgacatggtcagttacttcgttagtgacatggtcagttacttagttagtgacatgtgattaacagtgacgtggctattaacttgtgacttggcaactgacagttacttggttagtgacatggtcagttacttagttagtgacatgtgattgacAGTGAcgtggctattaacttgtgacttggcaattgacagttacttggttagtgacatggtcagttacttggttagtgacatggtcaattacttagttagtgacatggtcagttacttagttagtgacatgtgattaacagtgacttggctactgacagttacttggttagtgacatggtcagttacttggttagtgacatggtcagttacttggttagtgacatgtgattaacagtgacttggctactgacagttacttggttagtgacatggtcagttacttcgttagtgacatggtcagttacttcgttagtgacatggtcagttacttcgttagtgacatgtgattaacagtgacttggctattaacttgtgacttggctactgacagttacttgggtagtgacatggtcagttacatggtcaattACATAGTTAgcgacatgtgattaacagtgacttggctattgaaagttacttggttagtgacatgtgattaacagtgatttggctattaacttgtgacttggctactgacaattacttggttagtgacatggtcagttacttagttagtgacatgtgattaacagtgacttggttaTTAatttgtgacttggctactgacattTACTTGGTTAGTAACATTgtcagtgacatggttagttacttAGTGACATGTAATTAAttgtgacttgaggttaacagtgacctggccagtgacctcactaactagggATTTGGTCTGGACAATGATTTCACTGACCAGGGATTGACATTGACATGTTCATGAATATGACATGGCCAGTAACTTGGCCACTGACATAGCCAGTAACCTGGCCAGTAACTTCATATTTAATTTTAATCAAGTACATTAATCGCTAAGCTCTTATTAAATGACCCTCAACCATCTTAATAATCACAAAAGTAACTAAGTTATTGACTAATTCAAGCATGGAAATGAAGCCGAACCTGATGGTTATCGGATGCTTCACAGTCAGAGCAAGGCACATAAGTGACTAGTACTTCCAGTATCCACAATCAGAGCGAACATCTGAGGCAGTGTTCCAATCCACAACCGCGTCGTGTAGTACCTGATTCCAATTCCAAGTTCCAAAACCTTCAGTTCACTACAACTACAAATACcaaaggtgaaaaaaaaaaaaaaaaaaaaaagctagggAGAATTGAGAAGAGAATCAAACCCGTTGGTAAGGAGCCTCATGTGCGCGTTTGGCTCCGATCTCTGGAGACGTCGACCATTGAAGGCTCGCCGGATTGCTGGCACTGCTTCAAGAACTCATCCACTGATCCCAACGATGCATCGCTCTTCGCCATCGACACTCTCGAGGTCGAGGATctgacagttggatcttcgtataattgtgaaaagacaatTCAAAAGAAGAtctgtgaggattcgaccgttggatagtcgtataattttgtgaggatgattctaaaggcgatccggaactatccaaccgttggattttcgtataattttgataggatgatcctaagggtgatccgtgaggatccgactgttgggtcttcgtataattgtgaaaagatgattcaaaaggcgatcagTGAGGATCCTACCGTTGGATCggcatataattttgtgaggatgattctaagggcgatccaaccgttggatcttcgtataattttgagaggatgaacctaaggttGATctatgaggatctgaccgttggatcgtcgtataattgtgaattgtgatttgtgaattattttttatcaaaaaaggaaaggaaaaaatctaaaaaaatacaaaatagaaaatttcaaaatagaaaaacaaaaaaagttcaTACAGAGAGAAAATGACAAATGCGGGGCGGGGAATCCCCCATTTGAAAATATCCCCAGATGGGGAACGGGGCCGCGGGGGATATTTGGGGCGGGGGCGGGGGAGGGGGTGGGGGGAATCCCCGTTTGCTCATTTTTAATTGCGTCAGACTTCTATTCCATCTCCTGTTTAATCTTCAGCAGCAGAGATCTTTCCAATCATCGTCTGCTCTTTGCATCGGACTTCTATTGGATCTTTAGCAtctgttcttttcttttaatcttgGTGACTGGATTGGTTTTGGGTAGACGGAGAAGTTGGGGCCAGCAACGGTAAGTCGTTTTTCGTTCTGATTTTGTGTATATTTCAACTATAACTATCAGATACAAGCGCAGCATCAAACGCCGGGTTATCGATTTTGGTTGTTGGTttcaaatcaatcaatttcccattttttttaatgatggGTTTTGTTGGATTTTGGTTGTTCTTATGGGTTTTGTTGTTCCCCCGACAGAGAGGAGGCGACagtaaaagaaagagagagaagagaacagggaaagaagaaagaagaagaagacgggaAGCTGTGTGTGTTTTCTTTGATCGGTTGGTATTTGTCTACTGTTCTGCTTGAattatgtgtttttcctttttctctcccATCTTTACTTGAAACTTGGAAGTAGAAGATCAAGGTTTTATCACTTGAGAATTCCTTGCAGTTTGCTTCGGCATAGGGTTGGAAAGGGTGCAACTTTTACTAGCTTGGCTTATTTTGTgtgataaggctgaaatttatACAACTTTTGGCCTAGATAAGATTAATGTCCTTTGCTTAAATTTATACACTTTAAGGTGGTGTCGTTTGTTGGGGAGCAGTATCTTCTTTGCTTTTAAGGAGGAGTAGTTTGTTAGTTTGCACTCATTGGTCTGCAATTTAGTTAGGGAGGAGCAGTATAGTTTTCATGCAAGGGCTTATAGATTTGCCTAttgttattgttttcaattcattaTTTGTTGTAAATTTGTCTACAATCTCTAGGGAGGACTGAGGAGCAATGTAGTTTTTATGAAAGAGGTTATAAATTTGTTTGCAATCTTTGGGCAGTttaaattcagtttaatttttgttattttacaaTGAGTTGTTTTAAAAGGTTTTTTCTGATTCAATGATGTCCAGTTTGTATTTGGATTATATTCACTTTTAGGAAAGATTTCGGTTTTAGATTTGAGGTTTGCGATGATTTTCATGTAAGATCGTTTGagtattttgattttatttaggTATCACTGAATTTCAATTTAGGAAGGGGGGAGGGCCTATCTTAATACATGTGAATTGTTTTTTGGCTTTTGTTTGATCTGTTTTATAATTACTTTCATGATctcattattgtttttttttttttttgggttttgcagATTGTGTGCGCCGGAATTTTTGTATCGTTTCACTGCCATTGTTCTTCTGTCTGTTGATTAACATTATCTTCATCTCTTATTGTTATTCAGGTAGATCTGTCACAGTTTATTATCTTGATTTTTGGTTTCGTCTGTATTCGGTGCTTTTCTTTTTCGTATTCAGATCATAGTTTGTGTGATAATGCTGCTCTACAATTGTCTAAATTCAATTGTTTGATTCTGTAGACACTGGGAACAGTGTGCTATCAGCTTCTGTTACTGTGGATTCAGGTATGAATTTTATAGGAACAGTATTTGCTGCAATGGACATTGAACAGTTATTTGTTTAAATCATTGGTTTTTATGTGAACCATGATTGCTGACATTCAAGAGTTATTTACTTGAGTGAGTAATTTCAGTATTATATGGTTCGGTTCTTAAGATTTGTTCATATCCTGCATTTCTGCTTTATCTAGATCAACggaaaaaagaaacaatgaaTGGAAGACAAGTAGGTTTGCATTTGTTAATTTCAGGTTTTATGGTTGGAGTTGAGGTTCAAACTATTGTGTTGACAGATTGTTGAAAGAACTAATTAACAAATGAGTATTAGTCCAATCATTTGTGTCTCAGATTGAATCAATGTTGTAAGTTGTAGATAGTTTGATAAGGATGGTAATCCATAATTCTGTCTCAGATTTAGTTTTGTTGTCTTATTGTTATTCGGGTATGTGCTTGACATAGGATTAATATAAACTTCTACTTTATTTCATCTGTCATCGATTTATAGTTTTTCCATCTAAAGTGTTATcatttgttgtaattttttttttttttggcattctGGAGATTTAGAGGACAGTGTGCTGTCGGTTTTTATAGTGAAGTTAAATGTGTGCAGATTTAGTTAATGGTTTTGAGAGAAAGTAAAGTCagaacacagagagagagagagagagagagatggcctTAATACAACTGTTCTCATTCTTTGTTTTGGTATAGGTGAAATGAAATCATACTGTTTAGTGGTGATAGAATGTTATCTTTGCTATCTGTGTTTGAGATTAAATTAAAGACATTCGACTATTTGTAATAAAACTATTTCGACTTAAAACTAATGTGTAGTGTTTTGAATGCAGTTGTTGTTCCAAAGATGAGGTGGATAAGACTTAAGAGATTGTTACAGGATTGTCATGGTGAAAATCATAATAGTCAGAGAGAAGTGCAAGAAACATCTAATAACCAGTATTTAAGTGGTGGTATAGTTGAAGCTGGAACTGTGATACTTGAAGGTAGGGCTGCAATTTCTGGTAGGGATGAAGAACATCAAATCTATTATCCAGTTTCaacttttttttgtgttttctgtTTACAAGTTTAAAATAAGTGAtagtttttgtattttgtttataGCGTCCGACTTGGGAATGAGAAAAAACAATCAACGTTCACAGAATCAGTCTACTGCTGCGAATGATGATGTCAATCGATTTCAGCATCGTCGCAAACGGCTTAGAAGTAGTCATCGTCTCACAACTTCAAATTGGACTTCTTCTGGTGATGCAGATTTGGATATTCATATTACTATTGAAAACAGTAGATACTGTTTATCTGCAGtgggtttatttttatttttatttttgtatgcAGGAACCTTGCATTCTTTAGAGACAGACAGTTCTTTCCAACTTCCAAGAACCAAATGTGAATGAATAGTGACAAAATGAATGTCATTTTGTGTCTCGACCATTCTACCCCTCTCTTGCCTGGTCTTTTACGAAACTGTCCTTCCAATTTCCGTTCGATATCTGTGGTAACTCCTTTATGCCGGATCGATTATCTGTTCTTGGTCctcaacttttattttattagttttgatatTCACGATGTATCTCAATCTATTGGTTTCTGCATCGGAAAGGGTGAGTTTTTATTGGGATTTTCGATCAGCAAAGCATATGTTTCTCTCtgaattttggtttttcagtttctttttccgtcattttttttctgggttttgaaatttgatgcTTGGTTGATTTGTGTAGTGGGAAAGATTGGGCTTTTATTGACATTTTTCATCAACAAGGAGTCTGCTATGTATTGTTGAAATTGAATAGGTCCTATGTATTTGTCTTCGCAACATTGTTTCAAGAACTACGTTAGCGGAAGTGGAAATTGTTTGGTTTTTATTAATTACTATTCCTTATAAACTGATTAATATCTTTGGGTTTTAAAAATCTGATCTCAGGGTTTTAGGGTGCAAAATACATTTGTTTTTGATTCTTTGATTTTGTATAATCTCTAGGATTATTTGTACCACATGTTCCAGTCTTGCTATGTCTAAATCTCTTGCTTATATGTGACGCCGCAGGCATATACCAATTtgcttgaagaaaaagaagaaatagacaTTGCAGGCTGGTTTTGGTTTGAGTGGGGATCCTATCATTACAACTCATGCAAGCAAGTTGATGCTGTTGAAATCAATTGCACACCATCTAGAATATTACATA
This portion of the Rosa chinensis cultivar Old Blush chromosome 1, RchiOBHm-V2, whole genome shotgun sequence genome encodes:
- the LOC121051143 gene encoding uncharacterized protein LOC121051143, with translation MNGGGEGLAASATSGAAMAPLDWMFSQVSGEQTADEEVQEGYPIGAMMTRQQGFSYFGWGLWYSDIEAQLSFWLENTCWTNLMMMIDEFFWTNLYDIVLCAICMI